CTTCGAGATGATAAGGAGTACTTGCTTGAGCACCCTGGAGCTGTGCCTATATCTACTTCTCATGTAACTCTCCTCATCCTCGTTTTCTTTTACGTAAGTTTCTTCTTCTTATATGCTTCCTTTATTCATGGTAGGGTGTAGAACTAATGAAGCTTGTTGGAGCTTTTGCTTATATAGAATGCAGTGCAAAGACACAACAAGTAACTACAAAATTCAACATCATTTTTATAGTTTTCTTTCAGAATCTTGCTGACGAGAAAACTCGTTCAATTATACAGAATGTTAAAGCTGTCTTTGATGTGGCCATCAAAGTAGTTCTCCAGCTACCCAAAAACAAGAATAAGAAAAAGAGAAAATCTCAGAAGGGCTGTTCTATATTGTGATTTGGAGAAGAAGAAACACGAATCAACAGTTGACTAATCCTTGTTTAGAATCGATTGTTTGTAGTCCTAAAAAGTGACATACAGAAAACAGATTTGTTAAGTACTGAAACTTCGAGTTTGTATTCTTTCTTTGCACGCTGAATCTGTAACTATATGAATTCATATTTTCGTTCCATTCCATTAGAAATGATTCTCCCTAAATGTTTTCCCAAGCTAGGTGGTGTGTAAGAAGAGAGATGGTGTGTAAGAAGAGAGATGGTCGCAAGAAGAGACCAAGAGCCTTCTCTTTCACACTACTTGCTTTTGTGTACTCTGAAACGACTTTGATTTGCAAGTTGGTAACAGTTCATTTTCCTGGTCCAATGAACATGAACAAGACGACAAGAACAAAGGATATTGTAATAACTATTCTTCATGTTAAAAATTCTTATTCTCAGATTCCTTCAGGAATTTAACATGACTCATTTAAAGACCGTTCAATATATATAATACATTGCATCAAGCATGCAAAGATCATTAGACCACCATTAACCCTAGCACTTGGTACCCCAAGTGGCGTGCTTAATTTTTTTATTTTTTTTTGTTTATTCTCTGTTTTAAAAAAAAAAAAATTAAAAACGAACTAATCGCTGGCCGCCACGTGCCAGTGGAACCCGCGAAACAGCTCAAGCAGCGACGCCTAATCAGGCGTTTTAAGCACTCAGTTTTCTTGTTTTATGGTGGGTTCCACCAAGAAACACTCCATCAAGCGCTTCCGTTGATGGTGCTCTTAGCTTCAGGATAAGTCTTCTCTTTCAGAATCAGAACTAAATAATGATTCTTTCTCCATTACCGTTATGGGACAAAGTTGGCGGCTATATTGCTTAAACACGTGTAAATGGAAAATCTAAGAACATGTTCAATGCAGTTGCTTAACCATGATTCTTAGCTAATTTGTAATTAAAAATAAAAGGAAAAAAGGTAATTAGTTAAGCATCGAGGCTTAATTAAGCGTTGGTGTACACGTGTTTTATGTCTCTTGGTTTTTTGTTTTTTGAGAGGAAAATAACAGAGGAAAAGAAGAGAGGAAAAGAAGCAAAAGCCTCTTTCTCTCACCGTAGAAGACGATCCGTCTCGGCTCCTCGAAGAATCTCTGGGTTGATTTCGACGACGAAGAATCTCGTTGGTGGTGGCTCTCCCTGACCGAGATTCTCGTTGGTCTTGTCGAGGAAGAGAAGTCGGTGTCTCTCCTCAAGGAAGAATCTCGGTGGCTCTCAGTGACGGCGAATCTCGGTGGCTTGACGGAGAAAATATCGGTGGCTCGGCTTTACGAACAGGGTCGTCGGTTGCTGCTGAGTATAATCGATGAGCAAAGCTAAGTTATTTCGTTTTTATTTTTGAATCCTCAAATTTGCATGTGAATGATTTTGCTCCTTCTTGTTCGCTTTTGATGTTTAGTTTGTAAATCTGATTGTCTAAATTGCATATTGAAGTTCCATTGAAGAGAGAATCCTTAATTCTCTGGAGAGACAGTCGATCTTCTCTTGAAACTCAAGGTTTGTTTTTCCTACCAACCTTGATCTTCTCGGTCCTGTATACCATACAAATCACCTTGATAATGTGATGTTGATTGAGAACTTTCGGAATGTTTTGATAATTTCCTTGATTTTTTGAGTGAATTCTATAAATTTCGATTCACTGAACGTTAAATGTCTAGTACTTCTTGATCTTATTGGTTTAGTGGAATCTCGTTATGTAGATTCTTGAACTCGTTTAGTAGATTCTCGTTTAGTAAAAATGTTTAGTAGATTCATGTTTGTATTGGTTTAGTAGATAAAATGTTTAGTAGATTCTTGATCGTATTGGTTTAGGTGGCTTGGTGTCGTGATCTAGAATCTTGAGAATGAAGAATATTTTTGTTCAATTTAATATTTCCTTCCTGTGATTATTTTTTGATTCTTCTATGTGTTTGTGTCTGTTGGATAAGGAGACGTGTTCAGGATACATAATAAGGAGACACGATAAGGAGACATAAGCAAGGCTAGGAGAGAAAAAGGGCAACATTTGCAATACAGGTAAACATCTCTGTTTGATCTTAACAACTGAGCTTAATGTCTTTTGATTCTTGTTTGACTTGAAGTGTCTGCAATAAATGTTTCGTTTAGGGTTAGATTACAATTGTATAAGTAATAAATAGATGTGATGAATGTGTTTAGATCTTTAAATGTGTTAGATATATGTCAAGTATAGGAAGGTTGTGATGAATGTGTTTAGATATATGTCAAGTCCTCTTCCCTCTATTAAACGCCTTCCTATTGTTCCATGTCTTTCTTATCTTAAACGCCTTCCTCTGGTTCCCTCTTGTTCCTTGTCTTTCTTATCTTAAACACTTTCCTCTTGTTCTTCTCTTTCTTTCTTTTGTTGTTTGCATTCAGATATGGATTTTAATTCATATACGAGTGGGTCTAACTTTGTTGATCTTCTTCAAAGTCAACGTGTATTTGGTTCATCAGAAGTTCCTATTTTTGGAACTCAACAGACGGTGGATAGCAACCTCGGTCCAGAGAGTGTTGTAGAGCGCCGAGAAAGGAGGAGATGGACGCCCTCTAATGACATTTTGCTCATCAGCTCATGGCTGAACACGAGCAAAGATGCAGTCGTGGGTACTGAGCAGAGATCATGCGCCTTCTGGTCTCGAATTGCAAGCTACTTCGCGGCAAGCCAGAAGGTTGCAGGGTGCGAACCGAGAGAGGCGTTGCACTGTTAGCAGCAGTGGCAGAAGATCAACGACCTCGCGTGCAAGTTTTGTGGCTCGTACGAGGCTGCAATCAGGGAGAAGACCAGCGGGCAAAATGAGACTGATGTTCTCAAAAAAGCGCATGAGATTTTCTACAACAACTATAAAAAGAAGTTCACCCTAGAGTATGCGTGGATGGAGCTGTGCAATGACCAGAAGTGGTGTGATGTTTCAAGCTCTAGACACGGTGGAAGCTCTAAAAAGAGGAATTT
The DNA window shown above is from Brassica oleracea var. oleracea cultivar TO1000 chromosome C3, BOL, whole genome shotgun sequence and carries:
- the LOC106330432 gene encoding glutathione S-transferase T3-like, coding for MDFNSYTSGSNFVDLLQSQRVFGSSEVPIFGTQQTVDSNLGPESVVERRERRRWTPSNDILLISSWLNTSKDAVVGTEQRSCAFWSRIASYFAASQKVAGEKTSGQNETDVLKKAHEIFYNNYKKKFTLEYAWMELCNDQKWCDVSSSRHGGSSKKRNLDDGYNSSASHATESKASAADDCTNRPSGVKASKARSKKTVDRKAADFQSMWSIKQQDLLAKREPLSESEEALKTKLIEDVLSV